The nucleotide sequence TAGTGATCAAGTTCTTCTACGATCCCTTTCGAGAAACTTACACCAAAGAGCCATGGAATTCCAACGGAAATCTTTTTCCCAACAAGTTGTCGAACATGTACGGATTTCCCCTGAAAGTACCGATCTACCATATTCCGCCGTATCTGAGCATAATTAGGAACAGCGATGGATCGGTAAGAGATCTGCAAGGTATCCACTATAAATATTTGCTCGTTTTGTCGGATTTTCTGAATTTCTCAATCACCTATTACAAAGAGTATCAATTGTCGAAATCAGTGAGTTCACTCAAGAGTGAATTGCACATATGGTTACGGGATAACGAAGTGAATATGTTACCGATTCCCATGTATCTCACGATACTGGACAATCGATTTACCTTCGATACGAGCTTTCCCATAGAATTCGTTAGCCTCTACCCACTGGTACCTGTTCAGCCTAGCGAACACCTAGTCTTACCGCAATCTTTGAGCGTCGATTTTTTGATCGTTTGCGCTATCTACGCCCTAATAATGTCCACCGCGTACATTCTCAAGTTCGACCGGATATTCTGGAGTAGCGGCAACATAGAACAGCTACTGCTTGGTTTTTCAATATCGCTGCACGAATTACGAAACTCGGCCGAGCGtatatttttcatcagcgtTGTTTTAGTGTCTTACATATACACGAACAACGCGTTTCAAGAATTACTGAACATCAAGGTTATCACCGAGTCAAAATCGTTCGATTCGTTCGAGGAGATCAGCAACTCCGGCTTGGAGGTATACGTCGAGTATTCGGCATTCGATAACATATTTCCGTACTACGATGTCCATGCGCAGAAGATCAAATCCAGGGCGACGAAAATGCAGAATATGATTTCCTGCTTCGACAAGATGGTCAAGAAGAACGACGGCTGCATTTGTTTGGCCTCTGAACGGGTATGGGAATTCTTGTtcaaaaatgcgaaaaattaCGACTTCAAGCGTACAAAATTGGCCGAATTCAAGATTCCTTTTACTTACCTAGCTTTCGTTTACGAGAAAGCTTCGCCGTTCGTCAGAAGATTCGATGAAATTTTGCATAGAGTGTCGCAATCCGGTATCAACAGAGCCTGGTACCCTAATGAATTTACCATCCGTAATTATTTGGACGACATAAGCGTGCAAACTGACAGCCATGCTTGCACGTTGCAGCTGTATTATCTGCTTGGATTGGGATACGTCCTGAGTTTTCTCACGTTTCTCATTGAGTCTATTCTACACAAActgtagaaaaaaatgtaacgcaccaaaattattattccaaAACTTAGTTCAATGTCGAGAAACGAAACACACGAACGCACAAGCtataattttatgaattaCGCTATTATTTAACAAAAGAAGAAAGTATCGAAGGAACGCAAGGATAATTTTGCAACCTTGAGAAAAACGCAGTAAGTGACGCTTAATTATTCAGACTGAGTAAAATATACAAGAACTACGTCTAAAAAGAAGACAAAATGAATATGAGAAGCATAGCATAATGTTATTGATTTTCTGCAAGACGCGGTGCATCGCGATTAAAGAATGGAGTGGACTGCCTGATTGAAGAGCTCGTTCGAGAAAATCCTTATCAAATTCTCGTCGTAGCCAACCAAACGGTTGGTGTTCCATCGGTATCGAATTTGATAGAATCGATTCAGCCGAGCCACAGATCAGTATATACGTTGTCCTTTGCCGAGTGGACAGTAGTGACAGTATATAGACTATTGGCACTACCTCGAACGTTTCTTATGAATACTTCAGTCAAGCTTCACCGATGATCATTTGCTGCAAAATTACACTGATATTCAATATTGACATATGGCTGGTCCAAGAACTATCTAGACCTCACGATTTTGAAGGTTCCCTGGATCAGTGCGGAGTCCCCGGATGAAGTCAGGAATTGCTCTTCTACGATCCTTTTCCTTTCTTGACGATGCAGCTCTGCTACTTGTACTTGGCGTTGGATATGCCGCGAGTTTTGTTGCTTTTCTCATCGAGCTTCTGTCGAAGATGCAATCGGTCGTCAGGCGGAAAAGTTTTGAGAttggaaatatttttaatgtaattATCATACCTATGAATAGCTAATTATATGTTTGAGCCTGTATTGAATTTTCGGGGTGTGTGTAAAGTTTAAATTGtccaataaaattatttacggAGTTTGTagattattgaaataaataaataaatcaatgagTATAAACATCGGTGAATCGATCTATTCAGTAATGCTCCCATTTTTGTCAAatacacaaaaaaaataatagtattGGTTATATCTTTGCAGTGTGCTTCTATTACACCGATAAACATTTTATCTACAACAAAGCCGCAAGCTGATATCAAGAATTTTTCACTTTGTTATATCAATTTACAAAACTTTTCTCTCCATGTATCCACGAAATCATTAACAATCAAACCGACATAAATCACATCCATGATCTTTTCCCTCTTAGACAACTGCAGTAAAGTAAGAGATGATTAATTATTCTATAAGCCTCGGCACCGAAGCCACGAGTTACGCGCCTGATGGCGCTACgagtgcgtatatatatatatatatatatatatatatgcgtcgGCTGCTAAATACCAGAGACTCGCGCACACATCCCATCAGTCAGCGCTCGACGCTCGTCCAAGTCAcaactctttctttttctccgtaTAGCTCGAAAATCAGCCAGAAGCAAAGATGTGCGACCCCAAGGATGTCGTTATCGTGTCAGCTGTTCGCACCCCTATAGGTAAGTTCATGCACACACACCCTTTGGCTATCGATTTATCATCGCACGTGTACTTCTTCATGGCGGATTTGTCGAGTGTCATATGCCGAAATTTTTGGATTTACCGTTCGGGTTGGCATTCCATAAACCAAGCACCGTTATGTTTGACGCTTCTCCGCTTTCTTTTTCCTATCTTTCGGAATTTCTTCCGACTCGTCGAGTGGATTCTTTTCGAACGCATAATTACCGCGGATCTGAGTCATCGAAGTGCTAGTTGAGATGTGTGTCCcaattgtttgtaaaaaatctaCGCGCAAAGTGACCCGATCGTTCGAAGCGtgcagttattttttaatcacaAGTATCGCGATGGAGTCTTGACTTTTTATCTACTGGTTGGCCAAgacactttttttttgtgttgCGTCAACTGATGCTACTATCAAATTCATAGGTTCCTTCTGTGGCTCGCTATCATCGCTGAAGGCATCGGATCTTGGCAGCATTGTAATCAAGGAAAGCTTGGCCAGAGCCAATTTGAAGCCTACCGATGTCTCCGAAGTGATAATGGGACAAGTGAGTATTTTGTCATTGGTCTCCAGTCAGTAATTGAGAAGATCGTTTCTCATATAGATGgtcgttatttttcattgacaGGGACTGACGGCAGGACAGGGGCAGAATCCAGCGAGACAGGCTTCCATACAAGCTGGTCTTCCTATTACTGTACCAGCTTATCTTGTCAGCATGTTGTGTGGATCAGGCCTCAAGTAAGTCAAAgcggtattttttttttatttctatagCAACTGGTTTTTATGCTGATTTTCTGAATTAAACATGACTTGATGAATTATGCAAAACTGTTTTGAAGTGCCATTTAAAGATTTTCAGAGATTTTTACCTATTCTTAAGTGATAAATGTTCATAGAACAAGTAGTATTTGAAGAGACTGAAGCACAATGtgaattttaaatcaaatagAAAATAGAATTATCTTATTGACTCTATCTAATGTCACCTTGGCAAAGGCTTGTATTACGGTATACTGATATTTCTCAATTTACGTATGCAGGTCTATTATGAATGGTTACCAAGCAATCAAGAGTGGGGAGAGCGAAGTAATTGTGGCTGGTGGACAAGAGAGCATGAGTAAAGCTCCTCACGCAATTCATCTTAGAGATGGAGTAAAAATGGGTGATGCAACAATGGTTGATACCATGCTGGTTGATGGCCTTACTGATGTTTTCAACAATATTCACATGGGTGTTACTGGTAAGCATACATCCTCTGGCTTTGAAAATTTCCAACACAGTCTTGCAGAAAAGTAAATCATGAAATTCTTTCAGCTGAAAATCTGGCTAAAAAATATGCTATTAGCAGAGAGGAGCAAGATGAATTTGCTGCCCGATCTCAACATAAAGCTGAAATTGCGATGACTAAAGGGTACTTTGACAAAGAAATCATTCCAGTGCCTGTGACAATTCGAAGAAAAACGACCATTGTATCCAAGGATGAATTCCCAAAACCAGGTACAACTGCAAAAGATCTTGCAGGATTGAAACCTGTGTTTGTCAAAGTAATTTTTACAACATTGAGATTTTCCAGTCTAGTGTAGAAACATTTAGTAAAAACTATGCATTAATTTTAGGATGGAACAGTAACTCCTGGCAACGCGTCAGGAATAAACGATGGAGCGGCAGCGGTTGTTCTAATGTCAAGCGAGACTGCCACTAAAAAAGGACTAAAACCAATGGCCCGCATAGTCGCGATGACCGTGGTTGGCCTCGAGCCCGATATCATGGGTTACGGACCCGTTCCCGCAGTCGAATTACTGGTCAGTATCAAGTAaggtttgaaaataaaagcgagaTAACAATTcgattgattaaaaatttttcgttttcaaTATAGCTCAAAAAAGCCCAATGGAAGAAGGAAGAGGTAGACTTATTTGAATTGAATGAAGCCTTTGCTGCTCAATCCATTGCATGTGAACGCAATCTTGGAGTAGATCCTGAAAAAGTTAATATTAGTGGCGGAGCTATTGCTCTTGGTCACCCTATTGGTGCTTCAGGTAAGTTGTTAATCTTCTGCATTAAACTATTAAGATAACGAGCTGAATAATGAAATTCATCATCAATATTGCTTGCAGGTGCAAGAATTGTCGTGACCTTGCTCTACTTGCTGGAAAGAACAGGAGGAAAGAAAGGTGTTGCATCCCTTTGTATAGGTGGAGGTATGGGTATTGCTATTGCTGTTGAGAGACTTTAAGAACTGCCAATGTCAGTGTAAGCAATCATTTACCGAGAATAGGCTAATACCTcaattgtattataaaataccatagatgattatatatatatatatatatatatatatatatatatatatatatataacctgTCATGGACGTTTTTGCTTGttgacaaataattttactaaACTGATTTGCAAAGCCTACATTTAGtattttaatacttttctAAATGATAACGTACAAGACAATAAACCGTTGCAAGTAACTTTTATAAAATCCTAAGGCATAGATAAAGTGTGCCTATATTTGTAGCTGAGTTAAATTTTATCTTTGTTGATTGCTACTTCCTGTAAAtgtgtatattaaaaaaagaacagtattttataaaaaaataaaaattgttactcAAAGGTTTGTAAAAATAACagagaaatatttatattgtaCAAAACTTTATTACATAAAGTAATGCTCAGTATCATGATTCAgtatatatgtacaacaaacttttataaattatactaTTTACATGACTGATCTTAGCATACTGGTTTACAATATTGTATAATCAAATTTCGATCTAAcaacttataaaatttgttatattcaatattattacatgataattatttttatacaatgtAAGTACTATTATTCGTATGAAAATAAATTGGcatattgttataaaaatactaTTGATATTTTCTTATGTGTTACTCGTACTAGCTTCAGGTTGgtttgttattttttcatcCAGTATTTTTGATACTGCTGCCAATCCTTGAGCTTGATTTTGTTCCGCTCGCTTTTCTTTGAATGTTCGCTTGGAGCCTGTTCTGACAGGAAGACATGGCAATTTTCGCAACTGTTCCTTGATTGATGGTATTATTCGTATCTTGAagacaataaaatttaagagattaatttaaaaagtaacaatTAGTGTTTTAAAAGCATAATtagaacaaataaaatataatttaaattatcgcTAGCTTATATAATGTGACAttatatttcagaaataaCTCTGAATTAAAGACAACTCAAATTCTATAAATTAGTCACAGTAACAGGCTTGGCAGGATGAAAACCATGAAGTTCTCTGTCATCATGTTCTTGAATAAAGCATTTAAGAGGCTCATCCAAAGGCTTGTTGGTGATCATTGCCAATTCTGGTATGCAAAGTTTTGAGTGCTTTTTGATGATGTTATTCCAAAATGAATCCTTGTCGCCATTGGGAGTTTTCAATGAGAAAAATGAGCCCCATGCTTTGGAAGTAAGCATTTCTTCATCTGAATGAACAAGGTGATGGTGGAGCATACCTTCTGCTAATTGCTCATCTGATATAACCATGGTATCACAGTTTGAATATTTACTGGGAGCATAAATATCTTGTAGCAAATTGTCACCAACGTAAAGACAACGTGGGTtactcactccagtagtacgAACAAAGAATTGAAACAAATCTTTCCAGTTTCCTTGATTGTAAACTTTTCCCACTTCAAGTTCTTCACTAGTGACCTCTTTATCTTCGTAGCAATCTTTTAGAGAATAAAAGGGTCTGCTATCTGTAAAGAATCCTGGTTTTTTGGCATAACAGACAATTATATCAAAAAGAGACTTCCAGTTTTCACCGAAAGCATAGCTAGTAGTCATTTCAACAAAATCCAAATTGGAACCAGTTATGAGGAaagttttcttcttctctttgaTCCTTCGAATCCAGTCTAGAGTTTCTGGCTTGCACTTGTGGATATATTTAGCAGGATTTTCTTTAACTGCAGGAAAGAAATTCCCATCATTGTTCTTTACCTGTTCCCTGGCATACATGTCAGAAAAGGCATCTAAGAAATCAGACAAAAAGTCATATTTGTCTAGAGGTTTTCCATTATCTTCATCTAATGTGTCTACCACTCTAGCAAACGCAATTGCAGCTGGCATGTCAAAGCAGCACAACCACGTTCTTATTTTCATGGAAAGTGGACCATTCCATGTGACTAATGGGTCCTTGCTAAATATAGTGCAAAGCTCCCACTCTCTATTGGGATAATACCTCTCTATCTCTTCTGCGTTTAAAAATCTTGAACCATGACTTGCATTGTGAATTTTTCCATTGGGTGtgagtttcaaaatatttccCCTTTCAAAATCGACGAACAGTCCCTTTTGCATCAAGTCCAAATCCTTCTCAGTCAAAGGTTTTTTTAGATGCTTTGGATTGTATCCCTTTTTATTGACAAGAAACTCAGCAATTACATCATACCCAAGATTTATCAGGTTTGTCATGTTGTACTGAAGAATAGTACTGTCCAGATCAAAACCTATGCAGTCATAGTCACTAAACCTGAACTCACCCATGGCTCTCTGAATGGATCGAGGACAGCTGGTAGAAAACTTGCTGTGAGACTGATATTTCTCAATTGAAAAATTGCAAAGTTCAACTCTTCTAAGTTTTTGCTCTGTCACAGGTAATCGGAATCTCCAGAAGATCGAATGACTGCCACAAGTTTTTGGTGACAGTAAGCTTTTCAGCATAGTGCGTTGTGGAATATTTCAACAACTAAACATCCTCACATTATATTCTCAACGAACTTGATAGCAATGAATAACGTTGGCGAATCTAAAGACAGCTTTGCCTTTGAGGAGACACGTCGACAGGTACGTCGTTATCAGTAGCAAATCGAAAGTGCCAATCAAATTCGTAGACGGTCGAGATAAAGATCCTTCGATTTACATAATAATACTCACGTGCGGGGGTATGTGCACGTATCGGATGTTTCGCGCCTGGACGAAAAATATCTCGTACTTGAAACTGTCACCTCGAGGATCCGTGAATATGCAATCCTTCATAACAATGTTCATGTAGCTGAAAAACAAGGGTTTACGGACTACGTTGTAAATTCAAAGTCAAATTTACGAACGAAAGGAAGGAAATACCGGCGAATAAgtgagaaaaagagaggacCAAAGGAAAACTAACCCATCAGCTTGCTCGACGGTGCCGTAAATGGAAGCCTCGTTTCGCAGGTCGACCGAAGTGCGCTCGCCCTCGACAGCTTTCAAGAGGATGGCCAGACTGTTGTAGAAGAAGTAACGTTCCTGCTTTTCGCTCGCATAACTGCTGCACATAATCAGCACTTTTTGCGATTGCTCTCGATCGACGAGTGTAATAATGAGGACGGTATATTTGCGTTTGTGTGGAGGTGAGCGTGAGTCAGGAGAATGAGCAatgcacacatatatatatatatatatatacctatatatatgtgcaaatTTTCGCGCTCTTTTTGGGGCTTAGCGAATCGATGATGGAGAGATCAATTTTACCAGCAGTAGTTATATGCAGGTTATATAAGTATTTCTACTTCAAGcctcctctcttaaaaaaattatgggCTTTGTCGTGACTTGTATTTAATTGATAATTGGTCGTGCATCCGCGTTCCTTCATcccctctatctctctttctttacAAACTGCATCATTTTACTGAGTTAAattcgaattttttaaatattaatttataaattttttatttttgtagtaGGTATGTGTCAGATTATTAATATCTCATATCAGACATCGCGATGGTTCTTATTTGGCACCAAATCTTTTCGCCCGAATTAGGAATATCACCAGAAGTGTCACTCCATCAGATATTGTCATTCATAATCGGAATAGATTATATATTGaaagaaattattattattattattattcattttttgcaatatatatcaACTCACTTTTATACAGCGATGGCAACgcacatttgaaaaaaaaagttacaccgccaaaaaaatgtttacgtaaaaaaaaatgcaatcaACACATCCGATTATATTTGATTTTCTAAGAACGTTTCGCGTTTCATCGTAAAAATAAACTCTTTATTGATATAATTCTAATATCTCCCTAGTTCTCGGAAATTGATCGATTTGTTATCGATTTTGTCGACGTATAAGTCGACGACACCTACTGGAAAATAAGACGCAACTTGACCATattataatcaatttttcgcgATCGTATCACCGCGATAAAGGTAATTACATTGGGTATTAGATAATATAATAGATTAATATAAGTGACGCATTACGAAGAATCAAAAGACTCGGGTCGCGTATAAATATAATCCGATTTCCAGTCGCTTATTCACTTTGTCGATTTCATACCGGTCCGCCATGAAGCTCTTGGCAGTGACAGTTCTCCTAAGCATATCGGCTTGCGTTTACGGTGAGTCTGgcattacaataatttattaacgtAGTGTGCAACGAATTTTAACATAAATTCATCAGGTGGACCCACGGCCAGGGTCGTCGGTGGCAAGGACGCAGCCGAGGGCCAGTATTCTTACCAGGTGCAGCTCATTCACATTGGTCTTGGATTCGCCTGTGGCGGATCTATCCTCAGCAAGCGTTACATTCTCACAGCCGCTCATTGCTTGGCGATGTAAGAAATTTGCATATATTCGTAAAACGAATTTTACCAACTAAAGTGCACAGCTTAATCGCATGTATTGCAGAGCGCAAGAGCCATCGGAATTCCAGGTAATCGTTGGTACGACCAAACGAGGAGGCGAAAACGGGGCCGTTTATCAAGTGGATTCTTTTGTGGCGCACGAAGACTACACTATGGTAAAGCAATATACTTATTTAATTCAATATACCGCATTATTAAAaagacaaaataaaattatagtaTCAAAATCCTACGTTTATATAGGTTCATGGTGCCGTTGGTCCAGTCAACGACATCGGACTCCTTCATTTGGCTAAGGACATTCGGTACGGAAAAAATGTTCAACCGGTCAAACTACCCTCAAACGCCAACACGTTTGAAAACGACGTAGCGACTTTGACCGGATGGGGTAGCTTGAAAGTAAGTTGCAAAATTTAAAGAATATCGTATCTCCAACGAAATTGAAGAAGCTATAGTTAATATAACGATCGACACTGGTTATCTTAGATTATGGGTCAGAGTCCAATCAATCTGCAAGAGATTCAGTTGAAGGTCCTCGATTCTCGCACGTGCAATCAAACCTGGGTCGACTTCGTCGGAGAGAAAATCGATAAGAGCAAAATTTGCACTACTTCCAGGGTCGGACAAGGCGCTTGTCATGTaatctataatttttcattttccttgCTTAAATTCACATCTTTTTGTACTAACCGTCGTTTAATTTACGCCGAATTTAGGGAGACTCCGGCGGTCCCTTGGTGCTCGATGGAACACAAATCGGCATAGTTTCCTACGGCTGGCCCTGCGGCACTGGCGTTCCAGATGTATTCACAAGGGTCTCGAGCTATCTTGATTGGATCAAGAAACATTCCGTATAGATCTTGTGTAAATAACTAGACTgcaatgaaataataaataattatacatacaattttaattattgacCACTTTCTTTTAAACatattcaacaatttttcctACACAGCGATACTTTTTATCGAACTTTTTAACGGCCATGCGCatcttttttttgcaataaatcgaacaaaaatatctgttttaTCCACTGCATACTGTACTGGATTTTCGATATAGTAATCGCACGATGTCGCTATATACTTAAAGCGCTAGTATACGCGAATAGTCGGTAATGTCGGTAGCATAATgtaactatatatgtatatgtatgtacatataggTTTTTATTCGTCTGCTACAGTTTTTGAGAAAGCAGTCTTTATTAAGCCTGTAATAAGACGTGCGGgagtttagtttttcataatttttcttttattttatagtatttcttcgagtattttattctattattatttagaAGGTCTGTATACTAGAAATCGGGCAAACGTCCCGTTTGAAGATTGCACggaaaaactaaaatattttctacgCAATTTAAGCTTTTGAAACTATTCTACATATTTATAAACGTCGAGTTAGAATAATTCAGATACTGTACAGGTGAGTTTTACATTGGTAACAAAAGTAGCTTGCTTGTTTCTTTTGAGTAGTTTGGCTAATAATACGAAATAAGAATTCGAGTGAAacacctaacctcaaaatgaaaaattcatatctcaTCTGATTAAACAAGATAATGTACTTTTGCAGCCACACAAGACCATGATGGAGCCAGATATTCAGAGAAAAGTCCATCAGTTTGAAACATTTATAAATGATGTACTACGACAAGATCTCGCAGCGCTTGAAAAGAAGCTAGATGAAAAGAATTCTGAGATCGCTGAATTTTTGCAACTGAAAAGTGTTATAACcacattaaaaaatgtaggcGCTGAAAAAGATGGCTACAAAACAAAGGTTGATCTGGGATCTAATTTCTTTATACAAGCCAATGTAGAGGATGCATCACACATCCTTCTCGATGTTGGATTGGGACATTTTGTCGAGTTCACGTTGGATGAAGCATTGGTAGTGATTGATGTCAGGATAAAACTATTCGAAAGACAAGTGGCAAACTTAAGAAAGGAAATCGCCAATACCAATGCACACATAAAGTTGATCTTGTTGGGTATAAGAGATCTGCAGGGAATAGATAAATAGTAGTTTTAATTTAGACATACAATCTTCAAACTAATAATGTGTATATAGAACATcttgtatatataaaatactttgtaaatattttactttttgtactttaagaaaaaataaagtttaacattcaatttttgtatattcAACTTCTTTATTGCTTgcttctacaaaaaaaaacatgtattttatattttaaaaattacttgCACATGTACGCGCGATTCGATAGAAATGCGTTCGAAATAAGCGAAAATACTTATGTAAAACTATTATTTCCTCTATCACTAATACCTCCGTGACACGAATGAGTAGCACTACCCGCTTGTTATAATCAGGTCAGGTTCGCAGCTGAGATTACATTTTTCTAACAATGAGTACTTTTATCTAACAGTTGCAGTCAGGGTTACTGACACCTTCGGTATTTATCGCTGCGTTATTGATTTATTCAAGGTGTATCACATCGGTGAACTTCACCCGCTATTTTACGCGTTATTGAGAAAAATTATAGAGCATGGACACGTTAGAATAAAAAATCGTTTACTGCAggaatacttattttttataagaaaaaaaaaacaataaacaataaatggaaagttaaattttatattgattacACGGCGAGATACTCAAGCCATATGTTCGATCATCAATTGATTAGCAACGTTTGCTCATTAAGGCTTCAGTCACTCGTAGACAAATTAGAATGACGTACGCGCTTCAGTTCAGAACGAATGAAATGTAAGAAAAAAGCTCTTTTCTTACAAATTTCATCAATAACAGCACCGTTATATATGCACACATGCAAAGTTTGCGCATAATTATATGCATCGATCAGAACAAGATTGTTGAGTTTTCAAagaaatatacgtatatgaccccagtggaaaaaaattatgtgccaaactgtgccaaaaaCTGTGCCAATATATGTCAAAATTGTGGCATAACTGTGTCAAAACATGAACATTTTGGACATTTGACACACTTATGGCACAGATTGGGACAGTTTGTCAtactgaaaattaataaaatttgtgcaAATTTTATCGCAATGTCCGGTACAGTTATTGGTACAGGTTGGCATAATATTGGCACAGATTAACACAATATTGGAATAGTTTGGCacagatgttttttttttaactaggGAAGTTgtttagaattattaaaattcataaaattcacATAAGGAGGGCCTAAATAGGTGttaccatccggatgataacaccaaaactctggttgtgagctccaaaatttttattttccaataattttatttaaacaaaattttatatcgaATACTTAAATGTGTTGATTTGTAtcaaactgtgccaaactgtgccgaAATCATGctaaactgtgccaaactgtgccataaTGCACGAAAATTGAGTAAATAATTATAGTAAAACTGATTATATCAAACTGATTATGCCAAACTGGGCCAAAACTGCACCGGAGCTGTGCCAAAACTGCGCCAAACGGTGCCATATTATATAGATAATTTAAGCTAAAGCCAAAAGCTAATGAGTTTTAtgatcaatttataatatgtaGATTTTGGACTCTAACCATGGTtagtaatattttataaattttattagcttttattaaattttcgatATATTGTggcacaaaaataaataaatgcctGACCTTCAAAAAAGCTAATAACTAataatttagatttatagGTTTTAATAAGTCTtatgatattttaataaatttttcaaaaagctaATATctactataaaattttatgaattatttctaGTTTTGTCTCCTAACatcttaaaaaaattctttaattgCTTGGTTTTAATGTTTTTACAAACACACAAAGATATTACTAATAAAAGCTACTAAACTCTACTAACACGCTCAAAAAACTATTAAAACTTAATAAAAGCTTAAAAACATTtgtagaattaaaaaatatataatcaaATCTTTCAAACATTAATAAGTGTTATAAACGATTTTTAGAGTCTAAATTCCACACCTtataaattgttattaaaatctaataaaagctAATAAAAGCTAATAAgttttattaacaattatgaGAATGAG is from Nasonia vitripennis strain AsymCx chromosome 1, Nvit_psr_1.1, whole genome shotgun sequence and encodes:
- the LOC100679760 gene encoding 5'-nucleotidase domain-containing protein 1, coding for MLKSLLSPKTCGSHSIFWRFRLPVTEQKLRRVELCNFSIEKYQSHSKFSTSCPRSIQRAMGEFRFSDYDCIGFDLDSTILQYNMTNLINLGYDVIAEFLVNKKGYNPKHLKKPLTEKDLDLMQKGLFVDFERGNILKLTPNGKIHNASHGSRFLNAEEIERYYPNREWELCTIFSKDPLVTWNGPLSMKIRTWLCCFDMPAAIAFARVVDTLDEDNGKPLDKYDFLSDFLDAFSDMYAREQVKNNDGNFFPAVKENPAKYIHKCKPETLDWIRRIKEKKKTFLITGSNLDFVEMTTSYAFGENWKSLFDIIVCYAKKPGFFTDSRPFYSLKDCYEDKEVTSEELEVGKVYNQGNWKDLFQFFVRTTGVSNPRCLYVGDNLLQDIYAPSKYSNCDTMVISDEQLAEGMLHHHLVHSDEEMLTSKAWGSFFSLKTPNGDKDSFWNNIIKKHSKLCIPELAMITNKPLDEPLKCFIQEHDDRELHGFHPAKPVTVTNL
- the LOC100678522 gene encoding protein UXT homolog; the encoded protein is MMEPDIQRKVHQFETFINDVLRQDLAALEKKLDEKNSEIAEFLQLKSVITTLKNVGAEKDGYKTKVDLGSNFFIQANVEDASHILLDVGLGHFVEFTLDEALVVIDVRIKLFERQVANLRKEIANTNAHIKLILLGIRDLQGIDK
- the LOC100123392 gene encoding acetyl-CoA acetyltransferase, cytosolic, yielding MCDPKDVVIVSAVRTPIGSFCGSLSSLKASDLGSIVIKESLARANLKPTDVSEVIMGQGLTAGQGQNPARQASIQAGLPITVPAYLVSMLCGSGLKSIMNGYQAIKSGESEVIVAGGQESMSKAPHAIHLRDGVKMGDATMVDTMLVDGLTDVFNNIHMGVTAENLAKKYAISREEQDEFAARSQHKAEIAMTKGYFDKEIIPVPVTIRRKTTIVSKDEFPKPGTTAKDLAGLKPVFVKDGTVTPGNASGINDGAAAVVLMSSETATKKGLKPMARIVAMTVVGLEPDIMGYGPVPAVELLLKKAQWKKEEVDLFELNEAFAAQSIACERNLGVDPEKVNISGGAIALGHPIGASGARIVVTLLYLLERTGGKKGVASLCIGGGMGIAIAVERL
- the LOC100678483 gene encoding chymotrypsin-2-like — its product is MKLLAVTVLLSISACVYGGPTARVVGGKDAAEGQYSYQVQLIHIGLGFACGGSILSKRYILTAAHCLAIAQEPSEFQVIVGTTKRGGENGAVYQVDSFVAHEDYTMVHGAVGPVNDIGLLHLAKDIRYGKNVQPVKLPSNANTFENDVATLTGWGSLKIMGQSPINLQEIQLKVLDSRTCNQTWVDFVGEKIDKSKICTTSRVGQGACHGDSGGPLVLDGTQIGIVSYGWPCGTGVPDVFTRVSSYLDWIKKHSV